One window of the Podospora pseudopauciseta strain CBS 411.78 chromosome 4, whole genome shotgun sequence genome contains the following:
- a CDS encoding hypothetical protein (EggNog:ENOG503P08J; COG:Q), giving the protein MVSYTEILSSNALITTSTTPLRVAVFVGGTSGIGKLTIRALVATGTPIKIYLLGRKPSQSRTLPFIKELHTLNPKAEIIFTEAEVSLLADVKRVCSLISSVESKIDLLFLSAGFAPWGGQRKETAEGHEVAQALEYYSRMLFILHLLPLLDSGRVVSVLGGGMETTYFLDMEDWELKKEGNFTIWRARPQYIGMNTIMLDRLAKENPNVTFVHSLPGAVDTGNVRRGWDGKSILGWAFIRFIEGVNWLVAFSDEESGQRHLFQSTSAAFGGRGVPWSGKAGRATVGGLFLVSNKCDCTPNTKVVDQLRDKGQEKLWGHTMEILGPYL; this is encoded by the coding sequence ATGGTCTCCTACACCGaaatcctctcctccaacgccctcatcaccacctccaccacccccctccgcGTCGCCGTTTTCGTCGGGGGCACCTCCGGCATAGGCAAGCTCACCATCCGCGCCCTGGTCGCAACAGGCACCCCCATCAAAATCTACCTCCTCGGCCGAAAACCCTCCCAATCAcgcaccctccccttcatcaaAGAACTGCACACCCTCAACCCTAAAGCAGAAATCATCTTCACCGAAGCGGAAGTCTCCCTCCTTGCCGACGTAAAACGAGTGTGCAGCCTCATTTCATCCGTTGAATCCAAAATCGACTTGTTGTTCCTCTCCGCCGGCTTCGCACCCTGGGGGGGACAGCGGAAAGAAACTGCCGAAGGGCATGAGGTGGCGCAGGCGTTGGAGTATTACTCCCGCATGCTCTTCATtctccaccttctcccttTGTTGGACAGTGGAAGGGTGGTTAGTgttttgggtggggggatggagaCAACCTACTTTCTCGATATGGAAGACTGGGAGTTGAAAAAGGAGGGGAATTTCACTATTTGGAGGGCGAGGCCGCAGTATATTGGGATGAACACCATTATGCTGGATAGGTTAGCCAAGGAGAACCCCAACGTGACCTTTGTACATTCATTGCCTGGGGCGGTGGATACAGGGAATGTAAGACGGGGTTGGGATGGAAAGTCAATTTTAGGATGGGCTTTTATCCGGTTTATCGAGGGGGTGAACTGGCTGGTGGCCTTTTCTGACGAGGAGTCTGGACAGAGACATTTGTTTCAGAGCACCAGCGCTGCTTTTGGGGGGCGCGGTGTGCCGTGGAGTGGTAAGGCGGGTAGAGCTACCGTGGGAGGGTTGTTTCTTGTTAGCAACAAGTGCGATTGTACGCCTAATACGAAAGTGGTGGATCAGCTTCGTGACAAGGGGCAGGAGAAGTTGTGGGGGCACACGATGGAAATTCTCGGGCCATATTTGTAA
- a CDS encoding hypothetical protein (CAZy:AA7; COG:C; EggNog:ENOG503NZDT): MQSLVASLVAVASLISVVKGDTCSELRANTNIEVSAPISPTYIAEQTEYWSASCSALKPSCIIFPKSAAEVSTIISVLNTNDEHFAVKSGGHSPNNYYASVDGGPLISTQNLDHANLDPATGILDFGPGNRLDGLAQKLQGTGWTFVGGRIGNTGTGGLMLGGGLSYMSAQHGWSASSVLEYELVLPNGTITYPSATNHPSLFKALKGGGNNFGIVTNYKTQAYPQGNVWGGNLLFLRTPATDKKILQAVRDFTEYNTDDRAAVIVTAERAQVNLVDSWILFLFYDGPTPPAGTFTNFTSIGPIANTARTRTYADLMTFSNWVVLKGFQVQIGTETIPLPSTTHSVEVLEGIHAHWRNISLTTLAVPGIVASIAYQPFPKRIAAAAREKSPDLIDADPDADKLIIEMNYAFLNPLDYPLMDGKMQETYTGIRERVLSWQAEGKLPDNVDLPVFMNYGFYRQDYFGRLKPENRALAREVAEEVDPEGLFRNRTGGWKP; this comes from the coding sequence ATGCAGTCCCTCGTGGCTTCCCTCGTGGCCGTTGCCTCTTTGATCTCGGTGGTGAAGGGAGATACTTGTTCTGAGCTTCGAGCAAACACCAACATCGAAGTCTCGGCACCCATCTCGCCGACATATATTGCCGAGCAAACCGAGTACTGGTCCGCATCCTGCAGCGCCCTCAAGCCGTCCTGCATCATCTTCCCAAAGTCTGCAGCCGAAGTATCCACCATCATCTCGGTTCTCAACACCAACGACGAGCACTTTGCCGTGAAATCCGGTGGCCACTCCCCGAACAACTACTACGCTTCTGTTGACGGCGGTCCCTTGATCTCGACCCAGAACCTCGACCATGCCAACCTCGATCCTGCAACCGGCATCCTCGACTTTGGTCCCGGCAACCGTCTCGACGGCCTGGCCCAGAAGCTCCAAGGCACCGGCTGGACCTTTGTAGGCGGCCGCATCGGCAACACGGGCACAGGCGGTCTCATGCTCGGTGGAGGTCTTTCATACATGTCCGCCCAACACGGCTGGTCTGCTTCCTCCGTCCTCGAATACGAACTCGTCCTCCCCAACGGCACCATCACCTACCCCTCtgcaaccaaccacccctccctatTCAAAGCCCTCAAAGGCGGCGGCAACAACTTCGGCATCGTCACCAACTACAAAACCCAAGCCTACCCACAGGGCAACGTCTGGGGCGGtaacctcctcttcctccgcaCCCCAGCCACAGACAAAAAGATCCTCCAAGCCGTCCGCGACTTCACCGAATACAACACCGACGACCGCGCCGCCGTCATCGTCACGGCCGAGCGCGCACAAGTCAATCTCGTCGACTCCTGGATCCTCTTTCTCTTCTACGACGGCCCTACCCCACCCGCAGGAACCTTCACCAACTTCACCTCCATCGGCCCCATAGCCAACACCGCCCGAACCCGCACCTACGCCGACCTAATGACCTTCTCCAACTGGGTCGTGCTGAAAGGATTCCAAGTCCAAATCGGGACAGAAACAATCCCCTTGCCGTCCACGACTCACTCTGTCGAAGTGTTGGAGGGAATCCACGCCCACTGGAGAaacatctccctcaccacgCTCGCCGTTCCCGGGATTGTGGCTAGCATAGCCTACCAACCGTTCCCTAAACGCATTGCTGCCGCGGCGAGGGAAAAGTCCCCTGATTTGATCGATGCTGATCCTGATGCGGATAAGCTGATTATTGAGATGAATTATGCTTTTCTCAACCCGTTGGATTACCCCCTTATGGATGGCAAAATGCAGGAGACATATACCGGGATTCGGGAAAGGGTCTTGAGCTGGCAGGCGGAGGGGAAATTACCTGATAATGTTGACTTGCCGGTGTTTATGAACTATGGGTTCTACAGACAGGATTATTTCGGGAGGTTGAAGCCGGAGAATAGGgcgttggcgagggaggtggcggaggaggttgatccGGAGGGGTTGTTTAGGAATCGGACTGGGGGGTGGAAGCCATAA